The following are encoded together in the Peromyscus leucopus breed LL Stock chromosome 1, UCI_PerLeu_2.1, whole genome shotgun sequence genome:
- the LOC114706638 gene encoding olfactory receptor 52J3, with protein MTTHNRSISHPATFFLIGIPGLEEIHAWISLPFCCIYLVALMGNTTILVVIKTERSLREPMFYFLAILSSVDLALSTTSVPRMLGIFWFDAHEINFGGCVAQMFLIHAFTGMEAEVLMAMAFDRYVAICAPLHYTTILTSRVLMGISICVVIRPALFICPMIYLIYRLPFCQAHIIAHSYCEHMGIAKLSCGNIHINAVYGLFVVSLFLLNLLLIGISYGYILRAVFRLPSQDARLKALSTCGSHVAVLCVFYIPSVFSFLTHRFGHNIPHYIHILVANLYLVIPPSLNPIIYGVRTKQIRERVLHVFTKR; from the coding sequence ATGACAACCCACAACAGAAGCATTTCCCACCCAGCCACATTTTTCCTCATTGGGATCCCAGGTCTGGAGGAAATCCATGCCTGgatctctctgcctttctgctgTATTTATCTTGTGGCCCTAATGGGAAATACCACAATTCTGGTAGTTATCAAGACAGAGCGTTCTCTCCGAGAGCCCATGTTCTACTTTCTGGCCATCCTTTCTTCAGTCGATCTGGCCCTTTCTACAACCTCTGTTCCCCGTATGCTTGGCATATTCTGGTTTGATGCCCATGAAATAAACTTCGGTGGATGTGTGGCTCAGATGTTTTTGATCCATGCCTTCACTGGCATGGAGGCTGAGGTTCTCATGGCCATGGCTTTTGACCGTTATGTAGCCATCTGTGCTCCACTACACTATACAACGATCTTGACATCTCGGGTGCTGATGGGCATCAGTATATGTGTTGTGATCCGTCCAGCCCTGTTTATATGCCCCATGATCTATCTCATTTACCGCCTACCCTTTTGTCAAGCTCATATAATAGCACATTCCTATTGTGAACACATGGGCATTGCAAAATTGTCCTGTGGAAACATACATATCAATGCTGTGTATGGCCTTTTTgtggtctctctctttcttttgaacCTGCTCCTTATTGGAATCTCATACGGATACATTCTCCGTGCTGTGTTCCGACTCCCATCGCAGGATGCACGGTTAAAAGCCCTCAGCACATGTGGTTCCCATGTTGctgttctctgtgttttttatatCCCATCagtcttctctttcctcactcaTCGATTTGGACACAACATACCACACTACATTCACATTCTTGTTGCAAACCTCTATCTGGTCATTCCTCCCTCACTTAATCCCATCATTTATGGCGTGAGGACAAAGCAGATAAGAGAACGGGTTCTCCATGTATTTACTAAAAGGTAA